One Lepus europaeus isolate LE1 chromosome 7, mLepTim1.pri, whole genome shotgun sequence DNA segment encodes these proteins:
- the LOC133764010 gene encoding LOW QUALITY PROTEIN: transcription factor TFIIIB component B'' homolog (The sequence of the model RefSeq protein was modified relative to this genomic sequence to represent the inferred CDS: substituted 3 bases at 3 genomic stop codons) → MINVSIQKEDVTIINVYAPDYRALVYLKENRHSEKEESSPLNDLQASSQTAAEVSEKEDQRMQLPDAAECLSDTNLSVSLPQEQKPLEVKPGPFVRSRFKRPKPNLARAALKRETIEAGKCAPGKKSEADKMETVVVQQGSEQANTLPSQQAVASLMPSRGKEESDEKEKEDTVMLPCAQTEKDLLPSGSCEPEEKSQSAETQENDVALSSGTQNKNVFKQEMKESIIQTVQPIRGRLQRPRPNLRKAGQRKIXKSEAKSVIQEERAVLQNDEANEKSLTVQNSQIGTEIEVVSSKVSECRIYETQSHDVVLVENVHVNKINVLDEKMRHENKPYVPSPAQLITGKFQKAKPNLGTAHGKKEEPDIEKGTADQSEASKPEDNILQPGDSDTQLLLKEKAEFLMSLEVSPRKDGVGAEESGLGEKDAQLEEVGPSGNVKEETVGDKSQPPIVENQCISKPSYPQLLKESSYSKIASDQIPTISSASECKMGHNKRRMRRKIKPNVTKGRGSKXIRGKTSKKEPRASRATLVTLRASQEEEEDDAEDFESYFEEETYHLAPEEVNKAPVFVPVGLRSPEPVSAQIEETMEELEITVNVPDIECIAVVEDQLSNTDVTAQETKQEENLNASSFEMTTSVHTQDEPGTNDGSAXAAIALLTMGDLVLQSEINTEQDEVGVCVLTDVDSKSESHIPFSPDNVNFKIVHECQELSSPVINTTPESFEENKIVLEEQSTREEIGLVEKVKENTTPASNTASKVTSNLRMRRRFVKPKPNLGKVLRTSRLHVLEEVPSLCVTQEEKAEIPRETEENAPRATEVEDKGFGPVTAAENEEQGRLECIHGASETSISQEASLTQRDKEEEEGSETVLMPSAALLVPPEPAACTLALGESSVDEPLRQESEGGSVLALHVPQCIPTSIPEVQQENVLNPQDLTVIHEEGEDVQAFILTLVEIPTNTAEEFTDATAQLMPAPLLPAPILVKSVNTEEKGDKSVNLPVTSFIKDDMYLSDFGRDDSKKPPANLDLISKKRFHCSLDESDQVPPAKKSSLASGDDCQEYTSEVCSKELINVFEEAGKSYKGQDISPTIGSTLSPEPQKEHLESTLRSIGSETLDDIGHTLGEKSVPQLPQVETTVSDREGRTDAASTSQQMESRAPATKPPLSRPGRRPLGFLSLICSKDSLESDEPTQVHRKKCLKPLIPVSRQNLKRSTPLNEGQKKNPESSDALPSPGVVANTQSEDVGDSAAQDSRDQPLLTEECKSGQKQVPVEEPTSVSEYFFNDIFIEVDEIE, encoded by the exons atgattaatgtTTCAATTCAAAAGGAGgatgtaactattatcaatgtatacgCACCTGATTACAGGGcactagtttatttaaaag AAAACAGGCACTCTGAGAAAGAAGAATCGAGTCCCTTAAATGACTTGCAGGCCTCTTCACAGACCGCTGCTGAAGTCAGTGAAAAAGAAGACCAGAGGATGCAGTTGCCAGATGCTGCAGAGTGTTTGTCAGATACCAATTTAAGCGTATCTCTTCCTCAAGAACAGAAGCCACTAGAAGTTAAACCTGGACCTTTTGTGAGAAGTCGATTTAAAAGACCGAAACCAAATTTAGCAAGAGCAGCTTTAAAGAGAGAGACTATAGAAGCAGGGAAATGTGCACCTGGAAAGAAATCAGAAGCTGATAAAATGGAGACTGTTGTAGTACAGCAGGGCAGTGAACAAGCTAATACTCTCCCTTCCCAACAGGCTGTGGCTTCCCTCATGCCATCAAGAGGAAAAGAGGaatcagatgaaaaagaaaaggaggacacTGTGATGCTGCCGTGTGCACAAACTGAAAAGGACCTGTTACCTTCAGGTTCTTGTGAACCTGAAGAGAAGTCTCAGTCAGCAGAAACCCAAGAAAATGACGTGGCTCTTTCCAGTGGAACTCAgaataaaaatgtctttaaacAAGAAATGAAGGAAAGTATTATCCAAACTGTTCAACCAATAAGGGGCCGACTTCAGAGACCCAGACCAAATTTAAGAAAGGCTggacaaagaaaaatataaaaaagcgaAGCCAAAAGTGTAATTCAGGAAGAAAGAGCAGTATTACAAAATGATGAAGCTAATGAGAAATCCCTTACTGTGCAAAATTCACAAATTGGAACTGAAATCGAAGTTGTGTCCTCCAAAGTTTCAGAATGCAGAATTTATGAAACTCAAAGTCATGATGTGGTTCTTGTAGAAAACGTTCAtgttaacaaaataaatgttttagatgAAAAGATGAGACATGAAAATAAGCCATATGTTCCTAGTCCTGCACAATTGATAACAGGGAAATTCCAAAAGGCGAAGCCAAATTTGGGAACAGCACATGGTAAGAAAGAGGAACCAGATATAGAAAAAGGCACAGCAGATCAGAGCGAGGCAAGCAAACCAGAAGATAATATACTGCAGCCTGGAGATTCTGACACTCAGCTCCTTCTAAAAGAAAAAGCTGAATTTCTGATGTCTCTGGAGGTTTCACCAAGAAAAGATGGTGTAGGTGCTGAAGAGTCTGGTTTGGGTGAAAAAGATGCTCAGTTAGAAGAAGTTGGACCATCAGGAAATGTCAAAGAGGAAACTGTAGGCGATAAATCTCAGCCTCCCATTGTTGAGAATCAGTGTATCAGTAAACCAAGCTATCCACAGCTGTTAAAAGAATCAAGTTACTCTAAAATTGCTTCAGATCAAATACCAACTATCTCTTCTGCCTCTGAATGTAAGATGGGTCATAATAAAAGGAGAATGCGTAGGAAAATCAAGCCAAATGTCACCAAAGGACGTGGATCAAAATGAATTCGGGGTAAGACCTCAAAGAAGGAACCTAGAGCGTCCAGGGCCACACTGGTGACTCTTCGGGCttcccaggaggaagaggaggatgatGCTGAAGATTTTGAGTCTTATTTTGAGGAAGAGACCTATCATCTTGCCCCAGAAGAAGTAAACAAAGCTCCAGTGTTTGTGCCTGTTGGTCTCAGATCTCCTGAACCTGTTTCTGCTCAGATTGAGGAAACAATGGAAGAGCTTGAGATTACTGTGAATGTTCCAGACATAGAATGCATAGCAGTTGTTGAAGATCAGCTCTCAAACACAGATGTGACTGCTCAGGAAACgaaacaagaagaaaatttgAATGCATCATCATTTGAAATGACCACCAGTGTACATACCCAAGATGAACCAGGTACCAATGATGGAAGTGCTTAAGCAGCCATAGCTTTACTTACAATGGGGGACTTAGTATTGCAGTCAGAGATCAATACTGAACAGGATGAAGTAGGTGTATGTGTACTTACTGATGTTGATTCAAAGAGTGAAAGCCATATTCCTTTCAGCCCAGataatgtaaatttcaaaattgttcaTGAGTGTCAGGAGCTTTCTTCACCTGTCATCAATACAACTCCTGAATCATTTGAAGAAAACAAGATTGTATTGGAGGAACAAAGCACTAGAGAAGAAATTGGTTTAGTGGAAAAAGTAAAGGAGAATACGACACCAGCCAGCAATACAGCATCTAAAGTCACCAGTAATTTGAGAATGAGAAGAAGATTTGTCAAACCTAAACCCAACCTTGGGAAAGTTTTACGGACCAGCAGACTTCATGTTCTTGAGGAAGTTCCCAGTTTGTGTGTAACCCAAGAGGAAAAAGCAGAGATTCcaagagaaacagaggaaaatgCTCCCAGAGCAACAGAAGTGGAAGATAAAGGCTTTGGACCAGTTACAGCAGCAGAGAATGAGGAGCAGGGCAGATTGGAGTGCATACATGGTGCCAGTGAGACGAGTATTTCACAAGAAGCAAGCTTAACTCAAAGagataaagaggaagaagagggctCGGAAACCGTGCTGATGCcgtcagctgctctgcttgttcCCCCAGAGCCAGCGGCCTGCACACTCGCTCTCGGTGAGAGCTCTGTTGACGAGCCCCTGAGACAGGAGTCTGAGGGAGGCAGTGTGCTCGCCCTTCACGTGCCGCAGTGTATACCAACTAGTATTCCAGAAGTCCAACAAGAGAATGTACTCAATCCTCAAGATTTAACAGTCATCCATGAAGAAGGGGAAGACGTACAAGCATTCATTCTAACTCTGGTGGAAATCCCAACTAACACAGCTGAAGAATTTACTGACGCCACTGCCCAATTAATGCCTGCCCCTTTGTTGCCAGCCCCCATATTGGTAAAGTCAGTGAACACTGAAGAAAAAGGTGATAAGAGTGTAAATTTACCAGTAACATCATTTATTAAAGATGACATGTATTTATCAGATTTTGGAAGAGATGATTCTAAAAAGCCTCCTGCTAATTTGGATCTTATatctaagaaaagatttcattgcAGCCTTGATGAGAGTGACCAGGTTCCTCCTGCCAAAAAGAGTTCACTCGCATCAGGAGATGATTGTCAAGAATACACCTCTGAGGTATGTTCAAAggaattaataaatgtttttgagGAAGCAGGGAAGTCTTACAAGGGTCAAGATATTTCTCCTACCATAGGAAGCACGCTGAGTCCAGAACCTCAAAAGGAGCACCTCGAATCAACTCTGCGAAGTATAGGATCTGAAACTCTTGATGACATTGGCCATACACTTGGAGAGAAAAGTGTGCCTCAGTTACCTCAGGTTGAGACAACAGTGTCTGATAGGGAAGGAAGGACTGATGCTGCCTCTACATCTCAGCAGATGGAGAGCAGGGCCCCCGCCACAAAACCGCCACTGTCCAGACCTGGCAGAAGACCCCTGGgatttttatctttaatatgTTCAAAAGATAGTCTGGAGTCTGATGAACCCACTCAGGTCCATAGAAAGAAGTGCCTAAAACCTCTTATACCTGTATCAAGACAGAATTTGAAAAGGTCTACCCCACTCAATGAAGGCCAGAAAAAAAATCCGGAGTCCTCTGATGCCCTTCCATCTCCAGGTGTTGTTGCTAATACTCAGTCTGAGGATGTTGGCGATTCAGCAGCTCAGGACTCTCGTGATCAACCCTTATTGACAGAAGAGTGTAAAAGTGGCCAGAAGCAGGTACCTGTGGAAGAGCCAACCTCAGTCTCTGAGTATTTCTTCAATGATATCTTCATTGAAGTGGATGAAATAGAATAA
- the LOC133764011 gene encoding zinc finger protein 260-like — protein MVALAAREPGYCTTKPDLIFKLERGAEPWMVEECLNQSLSGLKPEECNKCHTVYPPSGPDQLHAGEKFHNTKIPGKSLQFCEPLSQHDNIHITKQPFGPTAQAKVFTRKMFCKSERVHMAENYNKSTVTFGNATQIEKAIHENSSLNMHQQTHTRKKFYKYIRYVEPVIHQSHLATNERPNTREKLYTYLRKPQQIHTGEKYHECSDCGKAFTKKSHLLNHQRIHTGEKLYKSLHCGKDFLWKSDLIIHQRIHTGEKPHKCNDCGKAFGQKSCLIVHQRIHTGEKPHKCNDCGKAFGRKSYLIKHQRIHTGEKPHKCNECGKAFLQMSCLILHQRIHTGQKPHECNDCGKAFLQKSHLIIHQRIHTGQKPHECNDCGKAFLQKSHLIMHQRIHTGEKPHKCNDCGKAFGQKSSLIMHQRIHTGEKPHKCNDCGKAFLQKPHLIIHQRIHTGEKPHKCNDCGKAFARKSHLIIHQRIHTGEKPHKCNDCGKAFGQKSYLIIHQRIHTGEKPHKCNDCGKAFGQMSSLIMHQRIHTGQKPHKCNDCGKAFGQKSYLIKHQRIHTGEKPHKCNDCGKAFGRKSCLILHQRIHTGEKPHKCNDCGKAFGQKSYLIKHQRIHTGEKPHKCNDCGKAFGRKSCLILHQRIHTGEKPHKCNDCGKAFGQKSYLIKHQRIHTGEKPHKCNDCGKAFGRKSCLILHQRIHTGQKPHEYNDWKSFYTKFQLEMHQRIHTGK, from the exons ggtACTGCACtaccaaacctgacttgatcttcaagttggagcgaGGAGCAGAGCCATGGATGGTGGAAGAATGCCTGAATCAGAGCCTTtcag GATTGAAGCCTGAGGAATGTAATAAATGTCACACTGTGTATCCCCCCAGTGGGCCTGATCAACTACACGCTGGAGAGAAATTTCATAACACTAAGATACCTGGAAAatctctccagttctgtgagcctcTTAGTCAGCATGACAATATACACATCacgaagcagccatttggacccACTGCACAAGCAAAAGTCTTCACAAGGAAGATGTTCTGTAAATCTGAGAGGGTTCATATGGCAGAAAACTATAATAAATCAACTGTCACTTTTGGAAATGcaactcaaatagaaaaagctatCCATGAAAACTCTAGCCTCAATATGCATCAACAaactcacacaagaaagaaattttataagtacattagGTATGTTGAACCTGTCATTCACCAGTCACATCTTGCAACAAATGAGAGACCAAATACGAGGGAAAAACTCTACACAT acctcagGAAACCTCAGCAAATTCACACTGGGGAGAAATATCATGAATgtagtgactgtggaaaagcctttacaaAAAAGTCACACCTCCtaaaccatcagcgaattcacacaggggagaaactttaTAAAAGCCTTCATTGTGGAAAAGACTTTCTGTGgaagtcagacctcatcatacaccagcgaattcacacaggggagaaacctcataaatgtaatgactgtggaaaagcctttggacaaaagtcatgCCTCATagtacaccagcgaattcacacaggggagaaacctcataaatgtaatgactgtggaaaagcctttggacgaaagtcataCCTCATCaaacaccagcgaattcacacaggggagaaacctcataaatgtaatgaatgtggaaaagcctttctaCAAATGTCATGCCTCAtattacaccagagaattcacacaggccagaaacctcatgaatgtaatgactgtggaaaagcctttctacaaaagtcacacctcatcatacaccagagaattcacacggggcagaaacctcatgaatgtaatgactgtggaaaagcctttctacaaaagtcacacctcatcatgcaccagcgaattcacacaggggagaaacctcataaatgtaacgactgtggaaaagcctttggacaaaagtcaagcCTCATCAtgcaccagcgaattcacacaggggagaaacctcataaatgtaatgactgtggaaaagcctttctaCAAAAgccacacctcatcatacaccagcgaattcacacaggggagaaacctcataaatgtaatgactgtggaaaagcctttgcaagaaagtcacacctcatcatacaccagcgaattcacacaggggagaaacctcataaatgtaatgactgtggaaaagcctttggacaaaagtcatacctcatcatacaccagcgaattcacacaggggagaaacctcataaatgtaatgactgtggaaaagcctttggacaaatgtCAAGCCTCATCAtgcaccagcgaattcacacagggcagaaacctcataaatgtaatgactgtggaaaagcctttggacaaaagtcataCCTCATCaaacaccagcgaattcacacaggggagaaacctcataaatgtaatgactgtggaaaagcctttggacgaaagtcatgCCTCATattacaccagcgaattcacacaggggagaaacctcataaatgtaatgactgtggaaaagcctttggacaaaagtcataCCTCATCaaacaccagcgaattcacacaggggagaaacctcataaatgtaatgactgtggaaaagcctttggacgaaagtcatgCCTCATattacaccagcgaattcacacaggggagaaacctcataaatgtaatgactgtggaaaagcctttggacaaaagtcataCCTCATCaaacaccagcgaattcacacaggggagaaacctcataaatgtaatgactgtggaaaagcctttggacgaaagtcatgCCTCATattacaccagcgaattcacacagggcagaaacctcatgaatatAATGACTGGAAAAGCTTTTAcacaaaa ttcCAACTCGAAATGCATCAGAGGATTCACACAGGGAAATAA